From a single Sinorhizobium sp. RAC02 genomic region:
- a CDS encoding low molecular weight protein tyrosine phosphatase family protein yields the protein MKNVLFVCSQNKLRSPTAEQVFASWPNIETASAGTNNDAENPLSAEQIEWADIVFVMEKAHRNKVQGKYRAALKGKRLICLHIPDDYDFMDPALIRLLEAKVPRHF from the coding sequence GTGAAAAACGTCTTGTTTGTGTGCAGCCAGAACAAGCTTCGCAGTCCGACGGCCGAGCAGGTGTTCGCGAGCTGGCCGAATATCGAAACCGCGTCGGCCGGCACGAACAATGATGCGGAGAATCCGCTTTCGGCAGAGCAGATTGAATGGGCCGATATCGTCTTCGTGATGGAGAAAGCGCACCGCAACAAGGTGCAGGGCAAATACCGCGCCGCGCTCAAGGGTAAACGGCTGATCTGCCTGCACATTCCGGACGACTACGACTTCATGGATCCCGCCCTCATTCGGCTATTGGAGGCCAAAGTCCCTCGGCACTTTTAG
- a CDS encoding helix-turn-helix transcriptional regulator: protein MKNRIRQLRSDRGWSQGELAARLDVSRQTVNAIENERYDPSLPLAFLIAGVFGLPIEQIFEP from the coding sequence ATGAAAAACCGGATCAGGCAGCTGCGCAGCGACCGGGGCTGGTCTCAGGGTGAACTGGCCGCCCGCCTCGACGTCTCGCGGCAGACGGTCAATGCGATCGAGAACGAGCGCTACGATCCGAGCCTTCCGCTGGCTTTCCTGATAGCCGGCGTCTTCGGTTTGCCGATCGAGCAGATTTTCGAGCCGTAG
- the fdxA gene encoding ferredoxin FdxA: MTYVVTDNCIRCKYMDCVEVCPVDCFYEGENFLVIHPDECIDCGVCEPECPAEAIKPDTEPGLDKWLKINTEFASIWPNVTVKRDAMPEAKEMDGVEGKYEQFFSPNPGQGD; encoded by the coding sequence ATGACGTATGTCGTGACCGACAACTGCATCCGCTGCAAATACATGGACTGCGTCGAAGTCTGCCCTGTCGACTGCTTCTACGAGGGTGAGAATTTTCTCGTCATCCATCCCGACGAGTGCATCGACTGCGGCGTCTGCGAGCCCGAATGTCCTGCGGAAGCGATCAAGCCGGACACCGAACCAGGCCTCGACAAGTGGTTGAAGATCAATACCGAGTTCGCCTCGATCTGGCCGAACGTCACGGTCAAGCGCGATGCCATGCCGGAAGCCAAGGAAATGGACGGCGTCGAGGGCAAGTACGAGCAGTTCTTCTCGCCGAACCCCGGCCAGGGCGACTGA
- a CDS encoding ABC transporter ATP-binding protein — translation MAKTIIDLKNADLTLGRAAASVHVLKGIGLSIDAGESVGIVGPSGSGKSTLLMVLAGLERLDSGEIHIDGAGLHGMSEDQVADFRGRNIGIVFQSFHLIPNMTALENVAVPLELANVRDAFEIARRELTAVGLGERLSHYPGQLSGGEQQRVAIARALAPAPKLLIADEPTGNLDTETGRQIADLLFAKQAERGTTLVLVTHDPSLAARCSRQVAMRSGEIVSGAAPLRATLAEAVPA, via the coding sequence TTGGCCAAAACCATCATCGATCTTAAAAATGCCGATCTCACCCTCGGGAGGGCTGCCGCCTCCGTGCATGTGCTGAAGGGGATAGGCCTGTCGATCGATGCGGGCGAATCGGTCGGCATCGTCGGACCGTCGGGGTCCGGCAAGTCGACATTGTTGATGGTGCTGGCCGGTCTCGAACGGCTCGACAGCGGTGAAATCCACATTGACGGCGCCGGCCTGCATGGCATGAGCGAGGATCAGGTGGCGGATTTTCGCGGCCGCAACATCGGCATCGTCTTCCAGTCCTTCCACCTCATTCCCAACATGACGGCGCTGGAAAACGTCGCGGTGCCGCTGGAGCTTGCCAATGTGCGCGATGCCTTCGAGATCGCCCGGCGCGAACTGACGGCGGTCGGGCTCGGCGAGCGCCTGTCGCACTATCCCGGCCAGCTTTCCGGTGGCGAGCAGCAGCGCGTGGCGATTGCGCGCGCGCTGGCGCCGGCGCCGAAACTGCTGATCGCCGACGAGCCGACGGGCAATCTCGACACCGAGACCGGCCGGCAGATCGCCGACCTGCTGTTTGCCAAGCAGGCCGAGCGCGGCACGACGCTGGTGCTGGTAACGCATGATCCGTCGCTCGCCGCCCGGTGCAGCCGACAGGTTGCCATGCGTTCCGGCGAGATCGTGTCCGGTGCCGCACCTCTCAGGGCCACGCTTGCAGAGGCGGTGCCGGCATGA
- a CDS encoding RNA polymerase factor sigma-32, which translates to MATTTADRRMIKLAMSAPYLEREEEQALAHAWKDNKDQEARNRIAMAHMRLVVSMAGKFRNFGLPLGDLVQEGYIGLLEAAARFEPERQVRFSTYASWWIRASIQDYVLRNWSIVRGGTSSAQKALFFNLRRLRARLARGDTYLTAEAMHQEIAAALGVSTADVRTMDARLSSSDLSLQAPISSAEGESSSRLDFLTSDAPLPDEQAEGSIDGERRHHWLHAALGQLNEREMKIIRARRLAENGATLEELGVLLGISKERVRQIENRALEKLKAVLVSKTTDFAYA; encoded by the coding sequence ATGGCTACGACGACCGCAGACCGCCGCATGATCAAGCTTGCAATGTCGGCTCCCTATCTCGAGCGGGAGGAAGAGCAGGCCCTCGCCCACGCCTGGAAGGACAACAAGGATCAGGAAGCCCGCAACCGCATCGCCATGGCGCATATGCGGCTTGTCGTTTCGATGGCCGGCAAGTTCCGCAACTTCGGCCTTCCGCTCGGCGATCTCGTTCAGGAAGGCTACATCGGCCTCTTGGAAGCCGCCGCCCGCTTCGAGCCGGAGCGCCAGGTGCGCTTTTCCACCTATGCCAGCTGGTGGATCCGCGCCTCGATCCAGGATTATGTGCTGCGCAACTGGTCCATCGTGCGCGGCGGCACAAGCTCCGCCCAGAAAGCGCTGTTCTTCAATCTGCGGCGCCTGCGCGCCCGCCTCGCGCGCGGCGACACCTATCTGACGGCGGAAGCCATGCACCAGGAGATCGCCGCGGCCCTCGGCGTCAGCACGGCCGACGTGCGCACCATGGATGCCCGCCTCTCCTCCTCCGACCTGTCGCTTCAGGCGCCGATTTCCTCGGCCGAGGGCGAAAGCTCCAGCCGCCTTGACTTCCTGACCAGCGACGCCCCCCTGCCGGACGAGCAGGCCGAAGGCAGCATCGACGGCGAACGGCGTCACCATTGGCTGCACGCAGCACTCGGCCAGCTCAACGAGCGCGAGATGAAGATCATCCGCGCCCGCCGCCTTGCGGAAAATGGCGCGACGCTCGAAGAGCTCGGCGTTCTTCTCGGCATTTCCAAGGAGCGGGTCCGCCAGATCGAGAACCGCGCGCTGGAAAAGCTGAAAGCCGTGCTGGTGAGCAAGACGACGGATTTCGCCTACGCGTGA
- a CDS encoding CarD family transcriptional regulator → MTTQQKKSSTRHGFKTGESIVYPAHGVGQIVAIDEQEVAGMKLELFVIDFEKDKMRLKVPVAKAVSIGMRKLSETDFVERALKVVQGKARVKRTMWSRRAQEYDAKINSGDLISIAEVVRDLYRAENQPEQSYSERQLYEAALDRMAREIAAVNKMSETEAVRLVETNLSKGPKRGKAIEEDDSQDEAA, encoded by the coding sequence ATGACGACCCAGCAGAAGAAATCTTCCACGCGCCATGGCTTCAAGACCGGTGAATCGATCGTTTATCCCGCTCACGGCGTCGGTCAGATCGTCGCCATCGACGAGCAGGAAGTCGCCGGCATGAAGCTTGAGCTTTTTGTCATCGATTTCGAAAAGGACAAGATGCGTCTCAAGGTGCCGGTTGCCAAGGCCGTTTCCATCGGCATGCGCAAGCTGTCGGAGACCGATTTCGTCGAACGCGCTCTGAAGGTTGTCCAGGGCAAGGCCCGTGTGAAGCGCACCATGTGGTCGCGCCGCGCGCAGGAATATGATGCCAAGATCAATTCCGGCGACCTGATCTCGATCGCCGAGGTGGTTCGCGATCTGTACCGTGCCGAAAACCAGCCGGAACAGTCCTATTCCGAGCGTCAGCTCTATGAAGCCGCCCTCGACCGCATGGCTCGCGAAATCGCAGCCGTCAACAAGATGTCGGAAACCGAAGCCGTTCGTCTCGTCGAGACCAACCTGAGCAAGGGTCCGAAGCGCGGCAAGGCCATCGAAGAAGACGACTCCCAGGACGAAGCGGCCTGA
- a CDS encoding helicase-related protein, producing MILSGRGVTAVLGPTNTGKTHYAIERMVAHETGIIGLPLRLLAREVYTRVVEKVGQHNVALVTGEEKITPHMARFSVCTVEAMPRETRASFVAIDEVQLAGDLERGHIFTDRVLHLRGRDETLLLGAATMKPILEQLLPGIHVIERPRLSQLFYAGSKKITRLPQRTAIVAFSADEVYAIAELIRRQRGGAAVVLGALSPRTRNAQVALYQEGDVEYLVATDAIGMGLNLDVDHVAFAQDRKFDGYQFRNLNPAELAQIAGRAGRHLRDGTFGITSRVDPFDDELVKRIETHQFDPVKVLQWRTTRFDYSSLVTLRKSLDAAPPIAGLTRALPAVDQQALEHLSRYPDVRDLATTPERVQKLWEACALPDYRRITPAQHADLISTLYADLVKRGTVNEDFMADQVRRADRTDGEIDTLSARIAQIRTWTYVSNRPGWLADPTHWQEKTREIEDRLSDALHERLTKRFVDRRTSVLMKRLRENAMLEAEISVNGDVFVEGHHVGQLAGFRFTLVSGTEGPDAKAVQAAAHKALALEFEARAARLHAAGNADLALGSDGTVRWLGDPVARLAPSDHIMRPRVILLSDEQLTGNARDHVAARIERYVNHHIATVLKPLDDLSRAEDLQGLAKGLAFQLVENLGVLFRRDVADDVKALDQDARASMRKHGIRFGAYHIFMPALLKPAPAELITLLWALKNDGIDKPGYGDLIPVLAAGRTSVVTDPTYERAFYKLAGFRFLGKRAVRIDILERLADLIRPLLQWKPGTPRPEGAYDGRRFTATTAMLSILGATPDDMEEILKGLGYRADSVKPEEAAAFLAAQAPAAVAAAEPADATAETAEATSETTDEHDADASDADSEAPAAAATAEQAPAAEPEAAVETPVAADAAVEGEPVEVKPVLLWRPGSRHDNNQRQGNRHGGERQGDRNNGERQGQGERRGGDRNRNQPTGERGERQGDRRDGGRGRPDQNKGRDGKPQGGNRPDRGERNDRAAKPQQAKFEARPPRKEKPIDPDSPFAKLAALKEQMKK from the coding sequence ATGATCTTGAGCGGCCGCGGGGTCACCGCGGTGCTCGGCCCGACCAATACGGGCAAGACCCACTACGCAATCGAGCGCATGGTGGCACACGAGACGGGCATTATCGGCCTGCCTCTGCGCCTCCTGGCGCGCGAGGTCTATACGCGTGTGGTCGAGAAGGTCGGGCAGCACAATGTGGCGCTCGTCACCGGCGAGGAGAAGATCACGCCGCATATGGCGCGCTTTTCGGTCTGCACGGTGGAGGCCATGCCGCGCGAGACGCGCGCCTCCTTCGTCGCCATCGACGAGGTGCAGCTCGCTGGCGATCTCGAGCGCGGCCACATCTTCACCGACCGCGTGCTGCACTTGAGGGGCCGCGACGAGACGCTGCTGCTTGGTGCGGCCACCATGAAGCCGATCCTCGAGCAGTTGCTGCCCGGCATCCACGTCATCGAACGGCCGCGCCTCTCCCAGCTCTTTTATGCCGGCTCGAAGAAAATCACCCGCCTGCCGCAGCGCACCGCCATCGTCGCGTTTTCCGCCGACGAGGTCTATGCGATCGCCGAGCTGATCCGCCGCCAGCGCGGCGGGGCGGCGGTGGTGCTCGGCGCGCTGAGCCCGCGCACCCGCAACGCCCAGGTCGCGCTCTATCAGGAAGGCGACGTCGAGTATCTCGTCGCCACCGACGCCATCGGCATGGGGCTCAATCTCGACGTCGACCATGTCGCCTTCGCGCAGGACCGGAAATTCGACGGCTACCAGTTCCGCAATCTGAACCCCGCCGAACTCGCCCAGATCGCCGGCCGCGCCGGCCGGCACCTGCGGGACGGCACCTTCGGCATCACGAGCCGGGTCGATCCCTTCGACGACGAACTGGTCAAGCGCATCGAGACGCACCAGTTCGATCCCGTCAAAGTGCTGCAATGGCGCACCACGCGCTTCGACTATTCGTCGCTCGTGACGCTGCGCAAATCGCTCGACGCAGCACCGCCGATCGCCGGCCTGACGCGGGCGCTGCCGGCCGTCGACCAGCAGGCGCTCGAACATCTTTCGCGCTATCCGGATGTCCGCGACCTCGCGACGACGCCGGAGCGCGTGCAGAAACTGTGGGAGGCCTGCGCGCTTCCCGACTACCGCCGCATCACCCCCGCCCAGCACGCCGACCTGATTTCGACGCTCTATGCGGACCTCGTAAAGCGCGGTACGGTTAACGAAGATTTCATGGCGGATCAGGTCCGGCGGGCCGACAGAACCGACGGTGAAATCGACACGCTTTCGGCGCGAATCGCGCAGATACGGACGTGGACCTATGTGTCGAATCGGCCCGGATGGCTTGCCGATCCGACACACTGGCAGGAAAAGACGCGGGAAATCGAAGACCGATTGTCCGATGCGCTACATGAACGGTTGACGAAACGCTTTGTTGATCGCAGGACATCTGTGCTCATGAAGCGCCTGAGAGAGAATGCGATGTTGGAAGCTGAAATCAGTGTGAATGGCGATGTCTTCGTAGAAGGACATCATGTCGGGCAGTTGGCCGGTTTCCGGTTCACGCTCGTCTCCGGAACGGAAGGACCCGATGCGAAGGCCGTACAGGCTGCCGCGCATAAGGCGCTTGCGCTGGAGTTCGAGGCTCGTGCCGCGCGCCTGCATGCCGCTGGCAATGCCGACCTCGCGCTCGGTTCCGATGGCACGGTGCGCTGGCTCGGCGATCCCGTCGCGCGTCTCGCCCCCTCCGACCATATCATGCGTCCGCGCGTCATCCTGCTCTCCGACGAGCAGTTGACCGGCAATGCGCGTGACCACGTCGCCGCCCGCATCGAGCGCTACGTCAACCATCACATCGCGACCGTGCTGAAGCCGCTCGACGATCTTTCGCGCGCGGAAGACCTTCAGGGCCTCGCCAAGGGCCTCGCCTTCCAGCTCGTCGAAAATCTCGGCGTGCTGTTCCGTCGCGACGTTGCGGATGATGTGAAAGCGCTCGACCAGGATGCCCGCGCCTCCATGCGCAAGCACGGCATCCGCTTCGGCGCCTACCACATCTTCATGCCGGCCCTCCTGAAGCCGGCGCCGGCCGAACTCATCACCCTGCTCTGGGCGCTGAAGAACGACGGCATCGACAAGCCGGGTTACGGCGACCTCATTCCGGTGCTGGCCGCCGGCCGCACCTCTGTTGTCACCGATCCGACCTATGAGCGCGCCTTCTACAAGCTCGCCGGCTTCCGCTTCCTCGGCAAGCGCGCCGTGCGCATCGACATTCTCGAGCGCCTCGCCGATCTCATCCGCCCGCTGCTGCAGTGGAAGCCGGGCACGCCGCGTCCGGAAGGCGCCTATGATGGCCGCCGCTTCACGGCGACGACCGCCATGCTGTCCATCCTGGGCGCCACGCCGGACGATATGGAAGAGATCCTGAAGGGTCTCGGCTATCGTGCCGACAGCGTGAAGCCCGAGGAGGCCGCCGCCTTCCTCGCCGCGCAGGCGCCCGCAGCTGTTGCTGCCGCCGAACCGGCAGATGCGACCGCCGAAACGGCTGAAGCAACCAGCGAGACGACGGACGAACACGACGCCGACGCGTCGGATGCCGACAGCGAAGCACCGGCTGCAGCCGCGACGGCCGAGCAGGCGCCGGCTGCCGAGCCCGAGGCCGCCGTAGAAACGCCCGTCGCAGCGGACGCTGCCGTCGAAGGCGAACCGGTCGAAGTCAAGCCGGTTCTGCTCTGGCGTCCGGGCTCGCGCCACGACAACAACCAGCGCCAGGGCAATCGCCATGGCGGCGAGCGTCAGGGTGATCGTAACAACGGCGAACGCCAGGGCCAGGGCGAACGCCGCGGCGGCGATCGCAATCGCAACCAGCCGACCGGTGAGCGGGGCGAGCGCCAGGGCGACCGTCGCGACGGCGGCCGTGGCCGTCCGGACCAGAACAAGGGCCGCGACGGAAAGCCGCAGGGGGGCAACCGCCCGGATCGCGGCGAGCGCAACGATCGCGCGGCCAAGCCGCAGCAGGCGAAATTCGAGGCCCGGCCACCCCGCAAGGAAAAGCCGATCGACCCGGATTCACCCTTCGCCAAGCTGGCAGCGCTCAAGGAGCAGATGAAGAAGTAA
- a CDS encoding arylesterase encodes MSFKAALSIFASLAITALLSAGNALAEPVKLVGFGDSLMAGYQLPASDAFPVKLEAALREKGFAVEVTNAGVSGDTTSGGLARLDWSIPDGTKGVILELGANDALRGIPPEQTEKNLDAMLTRLKERGIAVLLAGMIAPPNMGPEYGERFNGIYQRMADKHGVALYPFFLDGVVTKADLQLEDGMHPNTQGVDVMVKTILPAAETFLKSITAGE; translated from the coding sequence ATGTCGTTTAAAGCGGCGCTTTCGATTTTCGCCTCACTTGCAATCACAGCTTTGTTATCCGCCGGCAACGCTCTGGCCGAGCCGGTCAAGCTCGTCGGCTTCGGCGACAGCCTGATGGCCGGCTACCAGCTTCCCGCATCGGATGCCTTTCCGGTCAAGCTGGAGGCGGCGCTGCGCGAAAAGGGTTTTGCGGTCGAGGTCACCAATGCCGGCGTGTCCGGCGACACCACGTCGGGCGGTCTTGCCCGTCTCGACTGGTCGATCCCGGACGGCACGAAGGGCGTCATCCTCGAACTCGGCGCCAATGATGCGCTGCGCGGCATTCCGCCGGAACAGACGGAAAAGAACCTCGATGCCATGCTGACCCGCCTGAAGGAGCGCGGCATCGCCGTGCTGCTCGCCGGCATGATCGCGCCCCCGAACATGGGTCCGGAATACGGCGAACGTTTCAACGGCATCTACCAGCGCATGGCGGACAAACACGGCGTGGCGCTCTATCCGTTCTTCCTCGACGGCGTCGTCACCAAGGCAGACCTCCAGCTCGAGGACGGCATGCACCCCAACACGCAGGGCGTCGACGTCATGGTGAAGACCATACTTCCGGCCGCGGAAACCTTCCTCAAGTCGATCACGGCAGGGGAGTAG
- a CDS encoding RNA-binding S4 domain-containing protein — protein MAQHEEQPAGQARQRIDKWLFFARLRKSRSLAAKSVEAGDVSVNGIKVRQPSHALRPGDVVALSLDRHDMIVKVLLPGERRGPYEEARHLYSDMTPPPPPREERSLYDQATRERGAGRPTKRERRETDRLHGFSGKDED, from the coding sequence ATGGCGCAACACGAAGAACAGCCGGCAGGTCAGGCGCGACAGCGCATCGACAAGTGGCTGTTCTTCGCGCGCCTGCGCAAGTCGCGCTCGCTGGCCGCGAAATCCGTCGAGGCCGGCGATGTCAGCGTCAACGGCATCAAGGTCCGCCAGCCTTCCCATGCCCTGCGTCCCGGCGATGTCGTCGCGCTCTCGCTCGATCGGCACGACATGATCGTCAAGGTGCTTCTGCCCGGCGAGCGCCGCGGCCCCTATGAGGAAGCCCGCCACCTCTACAGCGACATGACGCCGCCCCCGCCGCCGCGCGAGGAACGCTCGCTCTACGACCAGGCAACGCGCGAGCGCGGCGCCGGCCGCCCGACCAAGCGGGAACGCCGGGAAACCGACCGCCTGCATGGTTTTTCCGGCAAAGACGAGGATTAG
- a CDS encoding ABC transporter permease: MRVGSILRQFPLAIRLALREMRGGLKGFYIFLACIALGTAAIAGVNSVSSAITQAIASQGQTLLAGDVRFEFNNRFATPEELKHFQSLGDVSLSTGLRSMARLPDGSDQTLVEAKGVDGAYPLYGALETLPQQPASQLFAKQGEAFGAVVAPLLLDRLGIAVGDEILLGTAKLKVTGTLVREPDAVSEGFGFAPRLMLSEAALQASGLVQTGSLVENAYRVRLADQDVSLAKVRADANKAFPKAGWSVRTANSAAPSLTTNITRFSQFLTLVGLTALIVGGVGVANAVRAYLDSKRSVIATFKCLGAPASLVALIYLTQIALIAAVGILIGLVAGALMPMVAMQFLEGVLPVPAEATLYPSALLIAAVFGLLTALAFAIMPLGHAREVPATALFREQGFEAGRLPSWPYVLGAAVFLAALAGLAIFTAYDRYIALVFLGAIAFAFVVLRVVAMLITALAKRSPRVNSPSLRLAIGNIHRPGALTSSVVLSLGLGLALLVTLTLIDGNLRRELTGNLPERAPNFFFVDIQGSELDGFRQVLQSNMPDGKIIEVPMLRGRVMELNGVDVAKVKVPPEGQWVLRGDRGITYAKRTPENSTLAEGDWWPEDYSGEPLVSFAAEEGRELGLKIGDTVTVSVLGRNMTARIANFRNVEWESLSINFVMVFSPNTFAGAPHAWLATVIDPSATAEQEAATLKAVTNAYPTVTSVRVKDALDVVNELVGQLATAIRAAAAVALIASILVLAGALAAGNRARVHDAVVLKTLGATRATLIRAFSYEYLMLGLATAIFALFAGGVAAWFVVSRIMTLPSSFLPDVAVMTVVTALVMTVGIGLAGTWRILGQKAAPVLREL, from the coding sequence ATGAGGGTCGGCTCGATCCTTCGGCAGTTTCCGCTGGCTATCCGTCTGGCGCTGCGCGAAATGCGCGGTGGCCTGAAGGGGTTTTACATTTTCCTCGCCTGCATCGCGCTTGGAACGGCGGCGATTGCGGGCGTCAATTCCGTATCGAGCGCCATCACGCAGGCGATCGCCTCGCAGGGGCAGACGCTGCTGGCCGGCGATGTGCGTTTCGAGTTCAACAACCGCTTTGCGACGCCGGAAGAACTGAAGCATTTCCAAAGCCTTGGCGATGTGTCGCTGTCCACCGGGCTGCGTTCCATGGCGCGCCTGCCTGATGGCTCCGACCAGACGCTGGTGGAGGCGAAGGGCGTCGATGGTGCCTATCCGCTCTACGGCGCGTTGGAAACCTTGCCGCAACAGCCGGCGAGCCAGCTGTTTGCCAAGCAGGGCGAGGCCTTTGGCGCCGTGGTGGCGCCCTTGCTGCTGGACCGGCTGGGCATTGCCGTCGGCGACGAGATCCTGCTCGGCACGGCGAAGCTCAAGGTGACGGGCACGCTGGTGCGCGAGCCCGATGCGGTGTCGGAAGGTTTTGGCTTCGCGCCGCGCCTGATGCTGTCGGAAGCTGCCTTGCAGGCAAGCGGCCTCGTACAGACCGGCAGCCTGGTGGAAAATGCCTATCGCGTCCGGCTTGCCGATCAGGACGTGTCGCTCGCAAAGGTCCGGGCCGATGCCAACAAGGCCTTCCCGAAGGCCGGCTGGTCGGTCCGCACCGCCAACAGCGCCGCACCCTCGCTGACCACCAACATCACCCGCTTCTCGCAATTCCTGACGCTGGTCGGCCTGACGGCGCTGATCGTCGGCGGCGTCGGCGTGGCGAATGCCGTGCGGGCCTATCTCGATTCCAAGCGCTCGGTCATCGCGACCTTCAAGTGCCTCGGTGCGCCGGCCTCGCTGGTGGCGCTGATCTACCTGACGCAGATCGCGCTGATTGCGGCCGTGGGCATCCTGATCGGCCTTGTCGCCGGGGCGCTGATGCCCATGGTGGCCATGCAGTTCCTCGAAGGCGTGCTGCCGGTGCCGGCGGAGGCGACGCTCTATCCGTCCGCCCTGCTGATCGCCGCCGTCTTCGGCCTGCTGACGGCGCTCGCCTTCGCGATCATGCCGCTTGGCCATGCCCGTGAGGTGCCGGCGACGGCACTGTTCCGCGAACAGGGTTTTGAAGCCGGCCGGCTGCCGAGCTGGCCCTATGTGCTGGGGGCGGCGGTCTTTCTTGCCGCATTGGCGGGGCTGGCGATCTTTACCGCCTATGACCGCTACATCGCGCTGGTCTTCCTCGGCGCCATCGCCTTTGCCTTCGTGGTGCTGCGTGTCGTCGCCATGCTGATCACGGCGCTGGCCAAGCGCAGTCCGCGGGTCAATTCGCCGTCGCTGCGCCTCGCCATCGGCAACATCCACCGGCCGGGGGCGCTCACCTCCTCCGTCGTGCTGTCGCTCGGGCTTGGGCTTGCGCTGCTGGTCACGCTGACGCTGATCGACGGGAACCTGCGCCGCGAACTCACCGGCAACCTGCCGGAGCGGGCGCCGAACTTCTTCTTCGTCGATATCCAGGGCAGCGAACTCGACGGGTTCCGGCAGGTGCTGCAGTCCAACATGCCCGATGGCAAGATCATCGAGGTGCCGATGCTGCGCGGCCGCGTTATGGAGCTGAACGGCGTCGACGTGGCCAAGGTCAAGGTGCCACCGGAAGGCCAGTGGGTGCTGCGCGGCGATCGCGGCATCACCTATGCCAAGCGCACGCCGGAAAATTCGACGCTCGCCGAGGGTGACTGGTGGCCGGAGGACTATTCCGGCGAGCCGCTCGTCTCGTTTGCCGCGGAGGAGGGTCGCGAGCTCGGCCTCAAGATCGGCGATACCGTGACCGTCAGCGTACTCGGCCGCAACATGACGGCGCGCATCGCCAACTTCCGCAATGTCGAGTGGGAATCGCTGTCGATCAACTTCGTCATGGTCTTTTCGCCGAACACCTTTGCCGGCGCGCCGCATGCGTGGCTGGCAACGGTGATCGACCCGTCGGCGACGGCGGAGCAGGAGGCGGCGACGCTGAAGGCGGTCACCAACGCCTATCCGACCGTCACCAGCGTGCGCGTCAAGGATGCGCTCGACGTGGTCAACGAGCTGGTCGGCCAGCTGGCGACGGCGATCCGTGCCGCGGCCGCCGTGGCGCTGATCGCCTCGATCCTCGTGCTGGCCGGCGCGCTTGCCGCGGGCAACCGGGCGCGCGTGCACGATGCGGTCGTGCTGAAGACGCTCGGCGCCACACGCGCCACGCTGATCCGCGCCTTCAGTTACGAATATCTGATGCTGGGGCTGGCCACCGCGATCTTCGCGCTGTTTGCCGGGGGTGTCGCGGCCTGGTTCGTGGTGAGCCGGATCATGACGCTGCCTTCGAGCTTCCTGCCGGATGTCGCGGTGATGACCGTGGTGACGGCGCTCGTCATGACGGTGGGTATCGGCCTTGCCGGGACCTGGCGTATTCTGGGACAGAAGGCGGCGCCGGTGCTGCGAGAGCTTTGA
- the thpR gene encoding RNA 2',3'-cyclic phosphodiesterase, whose translation MPRLFIALEVPRNAAMSLSLLRGGLPGARWIDVENFHITLRFIGDIDGRTADEVVDKLDRIERPEFQLGLSGIGSFGSKKPHSVFAGVTQAPEMYALQAEIERICQRLGLPADPRKFTPHVTLARLRNARPEDVAHYLSGRGNFYTNTFTVNRFVLMSSKESVGGGPYVTEEVFPLYESGGSWDGADLHDHPV comes from the coding sequence ATGCCGAGACTTTTCATCGCCCTCGAAGTGCCGCGCAACGCGGCCATGAGCCTCTCGTTACTGAGAGGTGGCCTCCCCGGAGCCCGCTGGATAGACGTCGAGAACTTTCACATCACCTTACGCTTCATCGGCGATATCGACGGCCGCACCGCCGACGAGGTGGTCGACAAGCTCGACCGCATCGAGCGCCCTGAATTCCAGCTGGGCCTGTCCGGCATCGGCTCCTTCGGCTCGAAGAAACCCCATTCCGTCTTCGCCGGCGTCACCCAGGCCCCGGAAATGTACGCCCTCCAGGCGGAAATCGAGCGCATCTGCCAGCGCCTCGGCCTGCCCGCCGACCCGCGCAAATTCACCCCCCACGTCACCCTCGCGCGCCTGCGCAACGCCCGCCCCGAAGACGTCGCCCACTACCTCTCCGGCCGCGGCAACTTCTACACCAACACCTTCACCGTGAACCGCTTCGTGCTGATGTCCTCCAAGGAATCAGTCGGCGGCGGCCCCTATGTCACCGAAGAGGTCTTCCCGCTCTACGAATCGGGCGGAAGCTGGGACGGCGCGGACCTGCACGACCATCCGGTTTGA